A single genomic interval of Arctopsyche grandis isolate Sample6627 chromosome 8, ASM5162203v2, whole genome shotgun sequence harbors:
- the LOC143915205 gene encoding uncharacterized protein LOC143915205 — MKLLLHRSNVMDASSVFLLVVALASVKVAPVMAQGPVYVDPAAKVTEPAPAAHNPDLITQTVYGFLDFTTTIGNTIMVFSPQSSPAPNIVTEEEKPPSLPIIETLPSTTPKTEIVFEIKPTKPMSKPVTEKKEAKQVSSKVEVIAETVVSKKEPQSIVNVVKAVSSVVKESPKIIASKVEVVVGPSVISEKKAIVSKVEVVTGPSKVVESQKKVVNSKVEVKEGPKSAPPAPKKEIITKVEVRSGPSVVANVPQILSSHVEVVQGNIQSSIATQPILSSVVEVFSSSDDDEPPILVPNNNLGEPEYDFLSRQPSEVVEETYKVINLRPSKAHKPKHAKPRANTPASVKVQGDDEHPIGLVTKLGGTIIKEGLTTVHETSVIGTLINGKYAQVLHSTSHILPSGPKPKIHATPTLRIMKTAAPAIGKNHRHVLEPTPASFLSEETALPLENLFGASPNLIRPSRRPAVPGGSFKNRFRSNEPADEEVEVHNPPPQARTVANKKNKNRTGAQRTFSNNKRKSSSHRAELATVSVFSEPTTAAYSNRRHKTNNNNNNNNNNNNNNRHGSFKATSTVQAQQDSYTRRGYKPRLQAAAVEPIHAHSTTSLYKFKLNRAPGRWQYKTTPKPRVTIRKIIGDDDQPTTPLSASSLDDAQINDVNPQARSDNLDLELSGSHNGPGSLLDEDANDNSIDKPPAVETIKVEISTPADFRDIYYEIATIKSPYTFQVGTVKNTRYITVTSTIEKSFEQTETAGIRNSVTEPLTENILATTSHFDKDNNLLDSSIATLPPIALAADYGTPPLETLTETFSTTQIMLKTHILPVIYNGGNTTSYTLTQTYHVTRLVTATKTLPPMEAYQFVPSKTLNEFNSRLDEAGSELHLELEFGDDNEQDEEDQLRRALPADLDLANIGSDFDLSEVDKSRFADMHLRQKKAHSSNGPKAQHVTEAPTHSTPALTPEQAQQLALLRLLNPAAAAQIPNVITTSKPVVKVETVYESHVIPFFNGQSTVHSTISRAVATVTKTEYEIGTSTLPPLPVQQINPLFQQQNPFQLTSTAVVTHTEVTATESKVLKLTFGAKTAYTTLYSTRVVPTVLTTYLTASIPVQQTAAFPGYFQPPYGGFPYVG, encoded by the exons tgGCTCCTGTGATGGCTCAAGGACCTGTCTATGTAGATCCTGCGGCCAAAGTAACTGAGCCTGCTCCAGCTGCTCATAATCCGGATCTAATAACGCAAACTGTATATGGATTCCTTGATTTCACTACAACTATTGGCAATACTATTATGGTTTTCTCACCACAGTCATCACCAGCTCCAA ATATCGTAACAGAAGAGGAGAAACCACCGTCACTTCCAATCATTGAGACGCTGCCCTCGACAACCCCAAAAACAGAAATTGTGTTTGAAATAAAGCCAACAAAACCCATGTCGAAACCAGTCACGGAAAAAAAGGAAGCAAAACAAGTATCTTCTAAAGTAGAAGTCATTGCCGAAACTGTAGTGAGCAAAAAGGAACCCCAAAGCATAGTAAATGTAGTCAAAGCTGTCTCTAGTGTCGTAAAAGAAAGCCCTAAAATAATAGCAAGCAAAGTAGAAGTGGTAGTTGGACCGTCTGTAATAAGCGAAAAGAAAGCTATTGTATCAAAAGTAGAAGTCGTAACAGGACCGTCAAAGGTCGTTGAAAGTCAAAAGAAAGTTGTGAATTCGAAAGTGGAAGTCAAAGAAGGACCTAAATCAGCACCACCAGCACCCAAAAAAGAAATCATCACTAAAGTGGAAGTAAGATCTGGACCATCTGTAGTGGCAAATGTACCTCAAATTCTCTCCAGCCATGTTGAAGTGGTACAAGGCAATATCCAAAGCTCCATAGCGACACAGCCGATTCTTTCCAGCGTCGTAGAAGTTTTTTCATCATCAGATGACGACGAACCTCCAATACTCGTTCCAAATAATAACTTAGGAGAACCAGAGTATGACTTCCTCTCTCGTCAACCTTCAGAAGTGGTAGAGGAAACTTACAAAGTGATCAACTTGCGTCCCTCAAAAGCTCACAAACCGAAACACGCAAAGCCCAGAGCTAATACTCCAGCTTCTGTGAAAGTTCAGGGCGACGACGAACATCCAATTGGTCTTGTTACAAAACTAGGAGGAACCATAATCAAAGAAGGTCTTACTACAGTCCACGAAACAAGCGTAATCGGTACATTAATCAACGGAAAGTATGCTCAAGTCTTGCATAGCACTTCTCACATACTACCAAGCGGCCCCAAACCTAAAATCCATGCCACTCCAACCTTAAGAATTATGAAAACTGCCGCTCCAGCGATTGGAAAGAATCACAGACACGTTTTAGAACCTACACCTGCTTCTTTCTTGAGCGAAGAAACTGCACTTCCTTTGGAGAATTTGTTCGGAGCTAGTCCTAATTTGATAAGACCGTCTAGAAGGCCTGCTGTACCCGGAGGTAGTTTCAAAAATCGTTTCAGGTCCAACGAACCAGCTGATGAAGAAGTAGAGGTACATAATCCACCACCTCAAGCTAGAACTGTAGCAAATAAGAAGAATAAGAATCGTACTGGTGCTCAACGTACTTTCAG CAACAACAAAAGAAAATCCTCGTCACATAGAGCTGAGTTGGCCACCGTATCTGTTTTCAGCGAGCCGACCACGGCAGCTTACTCAAACCGTCGCCATAAGACCAAcaacaataacaacaacaacaacaacaacaataacaaCAACAGACATGGAAGCTTCAAAGCTACATCTACAGTCCAAGCCCAACAAGATAGCTACACCCGCCGCGGCTACAAGCCGAGACTCCAAGCTGCGGCTGTCGAACCAATCCATGCCCATTCTACGACCAGTCTGTACAAGTTCAAGTTGAACAGAGCTCCAGGACGTTGGCAGTATAAGACCACTCCCAAGCCCAGAGTGACCATCAGGAAAATTATCGGTGATGATGATCAACCCACTACGCCTTTGTCAGCTTCTTCTTTGGACGACGCTCAAATCAACGATGTCAATCCCCAAGCCAGATCTGATAACTTGGATTTGGAATTGTCTGGATCTCACAATGGTCCTGGATCGCTTTTGGATGAAGATGCTAATGATAATTCTATTGATAAACCACCAGCGGTTGAAACGATCAAGGTTGAAATTTCCACTCCTGCTGACTTCAGagatatatattatgaaatcgCTACGATCAAGTCGCCTTATACCTTccag GTTGGCACTGTAAAGAACACTCGCTACATTACGGTGACATCAACGATCGAGAAATCTTTCGAGCAAACTGAAACTGCTGGAATTCGCAACTCAGTCACCGAACCCTTAACCGAGAACATTCTGGCTACAACCTCACACTTCGACAAAGACAACAACCTTCTGGACTCCAGTATAGCCACTCTACCTCCAATAGCCTTAGCAGCAGACTACGGAACACCACCATTGGAAACTCTGACCGAAACCTTCAGCACGACTCAAATCATGCTCAAAACGCACATCCTACCCGTAATATACAATGGAGGAAATACGACTAGTTACACATTGACTCAAACATATCACGTAACTAGATTAGTCACGGCTACGAAGACCCTTCCCCCGATGGAAGCGTACCAATTCGTGCCGAGCAAAACTTTGAACGAGTTCAACAGCCGTTTAGACGAGGCTGGATCCGAGCTGCATTTGGAGTTGGAGTTCGGAGACGATAACGAACAAGACGAGGAAGATCAATTGAGACGGGCTTTGCCCGCCGATTTGGACTTGGCCAATATCGGATCTGATTTCGACCTGTCCGAAGTTGACAAATCTAGATTCGCCGATATGCATCTGAGGCAAAAGAAAGCTCACTCTTCAAACGGTCCCAAAGCTCAACACGTCACTGAAGCTCCCACTCATTCAACGCCTGCTTTGACACCAGAACAAGCTCAACAATTGGCTCTTTTGAGACTATTGAACCCAGCGGCAGCTGCCCAGATTCCGAACGTAATCACGACGTCGAAGCCCGTCGTAAAAGTTGAAACTGTGTATGAATCTCACGTCATACCTTTCTTCAATGGACAGAGCACGGTTCACAGCACAATTTCTAGAGCTGTAGCTACCGTGACAAAGACAGAGTATGAAATTGGAACGAGCACACTTCCTCCGCTTCCAGTTCAACAGATAAATCCCCTTTTCCAACAACAGAATCCCTTCCAGCTCACGTCTACGGCAGTGGTGACGCACACGGAAGTTACAGCCACAGAGAGCAAAGTACTCAAGCTAACGTTCGGAGCTAAAACTGCATACACGACCCTTTATTCAACGAGAGTTGTACCGACGGTTTTGACGACGTATTTAACAGCTTCAATTCCGGTACAACAGACGGCCGCTTTCCCGGGATATTTCCAGCCACCGTACGGAGGCTTCCCGTACGTAGGATAA